A window from Rhineura floridana isolate rRhiFlo1 chromosome 19, rRhiFlo1.hap2, whole genome shotgun sequence encodes these proteins:
- the LOC133373458 gene encoding testis-specific serine/threonine-protein kinase 2-like gives MDDAAVLRKKGYILGHTLGESSFAKVKSAYSERLKFNVAVKITDRRKVPTEFLEKFLPRELEILSTVNHCSIVKIYEIFETSGKVYIVMELCVQGDLLEFIKGNRGLPEEVAGRMFCQLCCAVKYCHDLDVVHRDLKCDNILLDKDMNIKLSDFGFCKRCFRDGGGKIIPSETFCGSAAYAAPEVIQGRPYHPKVYDMWSLGVILYVMVSGYMPYDDSNVKRMVRLQEEHRVLFPDSLSIECKDLIFRMLQPDVSHRLRIEDVLSHPWVQGKRLKSRKL, from the coding sequence ATGGACGATGCCGCTGTGCTTAGGAAGAAAGGTTATATTCTAGGGCATACTTTGGGTGAAAGCTCCTTTGCCAAAGTGAAATCTGCCTACTCGGAGCGTCTGAAATTCAATGTGGCCGTGAAAATTACAGACAGGAGGAAAGTTCCCACCGAGTTCTTAGAAAAATTCCTCCCCCGGGAGCTGGAGATCTTGTCAACAGTGAACCACTGTTCTATCGTCAAAATCTACGAGATCTTTGAGACATCAGGCAAAGTCTACATCGTGATGGAACTCTGCGTGCAGGGAGACTTGCTGGAGTTCATCAAGGGCAACCGAGGCTTGCCAGAAGAAGTCGCGGGCCGGATGTTCTGCCAGCTGTGTTGCGCCGTCAAATATTGCCACGATTTAGATGTGGTGCACAGGGACCTGAAATGTGACAACATCCTCCTGGACAAAGACATGAACATCAAATTGTCAGATTTTGGGTTCTGCAAGCGGTGCTTTCGGGATGGGGGTGGGAAAATCATCCCCAGTGAGACGTTCTGTGGCTCGGCGGCTTACGCCGCTCCGGAGGTGATCCAGGGTAGACCGTATCACCCCAAAGTTTACGACATGTGGAGCCTGGGCGTCATCCTGTATGTCATGGTCTCTGGGTACATGCCCTATGACGATTCCAACGTCAAGCGGATGGTCCGACTACAGGAGGAACACCGAGTGCTCTTCCCAGATTCCTTGAGCATCGAATGCAAAGATCTTATTTTCCGCATGCTGCAGCCAGACGTCTCTCACCGACTGCGGATTGAAGACGTCTTGAGCCACCCTTGGGTGCAGGGGAAGCGCCTGAAGTCACGCAAATTGTGA